The genomic region TTGGATGCGCGCGCGATCAGTCGTAACAGATGCTCTCTGACAGTGGCGATCCCGCTTTCCTGGCAGGATGTATCAAGCTCCCAATAATGCGTAGCGGCGCAAAATACTCCGTCCACTCGAATCGCTTGATCGAAAATACACTCATTGAGGCGAAGACTTGCCGAAGGCGTCACCGGATTGCCTGCGATTTCTTTATGGTCGCCCAGATCGAGTATCCAGGGCACACCCAATCCTCCTCGGGCACGCCACCGGCGGAGTCGAAACCATGTGATCCAGGTTGCTGGTGAAAATGGAGACCACCCCGAACGTAGTCCCGCTACGCCCCCCAAATTCAATCTCTCGCGCGCGATGGCATGCAAGCCTTGTTTCCCGATGGCATTTTTGGGCGGCACAAATACTCGAACAGGCGCACTGAGCAGATCCTCTAGATACGCACGTCCGTGACGCACGCGTTCGGAAAGGTCCCGTCCATCGGCAAATTCCAGTTGGGAATCGGGCTGATCATGGTGATAGCCATGAAGCATGGCCTCGTATCTCCCTGCTGCGATGCCATCGCGGAGATAGTCGACCAATGCCTGATTCTCATCGAGTGGATGAATGGACCATCGCCTGCGGTACTTCTCCGGAACGCCCTTGCTGGATCCCGCACGGCAGAAAGGAATAATCGCCAGGGAAACCGGCCCGTGCTTCGTCACCTCACCATAGGCGCGCTCCAAGTCTTCCGGAGCGGTGAAAAAGCTCGTATCGTCGTCACGTATGCAGAAGTGCACGGTCGTTCAACAGGGGGGCTACGGGAGCTTTTCTGCAAGAACTATCGTAGTGGACCCGAGATGGTTGAAAGGCCAAAACTGCAGATAGGACACCACTTCTGCTTTCCAATTGCCACATCCACGCCAACTCTTGGTCCCTGTGGTAAACCATGAAATGGCATATCCATTGCGTCGCAGCGTGGAGAGCAGTACATCCGAGGGAATCTCCTGGACGTCAAAGTTCATTTCATGTTGTGTCCAATCACCCGGATCCAGCCGGAAGGAGGGTTCCTCTATCGTCACCCTATTCCTTAAGAACACATAGTTCATTAAGGCATAGGTCCGCGAGCGGGCCTGTTTTATACCACCGTTCTCAACGCGAATAAGAAGTTGGCCCCCCGGCCTTAGGACCCGATACAATTCTCTCAGCGCATACTCCCATCCGACGATGTGTTCGAGAACGGACTGTGAAAAGATGAAATCGAAACTGTGATCCTCAAAGGGAATCCGCTTTAGGTCCGCGACATGATACTCGGCGTTCTGCGGCGCCGCGGCTCGGGCGAGGTCCACCGCTATATGTGAAATGTCCGCTCCGAAAAAACGTGTTTCAGGGTGTCGTCTTGCAAACCAGTTGGTGATACAGCCTGGACCTGAGCCGGCTTCCAAAACGAGGTGTCCTGGTCGACAGGCGCTCTCAATGATTCGTTTGACATCAGCCTCGACGGCGAGACCGTCATGGCTGGCATGCCACTCCACCATCATGCGGTAGTAGGTCTCGTTGGAGTTGAGCACTTCCTTGACGCGGGCATCATAAGCGGTTTCGTAAGTCATTGGGTTCTCCTTGAACTATCACTCCTTCTTGCCGGGCCGCGCAGATCCCTCGCTCCAACGCTCTTCGTCAAAGTAGCGTTGCAAGCTTTTCGGAATGTCAACCGCACCGCGGATGAACGGATGATCTGCAGGCCTGCCTTCGAGCGCCTTGGTCAGTGCAACTGTCTGTCGTTCCACCGAAAACTCCTCACAGATTTTCCTGTCAGGAACGAGCGTGGAGAGCGTATGCGTAGACCATGCGCGCAGCACTCTCTTCAAAACACCGACGATCTCCTCGCTCGACTCCACGTCCGCAATGATGGGAGACTTGAGGCGGCGCAAGATAGAAGTCGTTTCGTCCGAGGGCAGCACCCCGATGATGGGCCGCCC from Nitrospira japonica harbors:
- a CDS encoding DUF2334 domain-containing protein gives rise to the protein MHFCIRDDDTSFFTAPEDLERAYGEVTKHGPVSLAIIPFCRAGSSKGVPEKYRRRWSIHPLDENQALVDYLRDGIAAGRYEAMLHGYHHDQPDSQLEFADGRDLSERVRHGRAYLEDLLSAPVRVFVPPKNAIGKQGLHAIARERLNLGGVAGLRSGWSPFSPATWITWFRLRRWRARGGLGVPWILDLGDHKEIAGNPVTPSASLRLNECIFDQAIRVDGVFCAATHYWELDTSCQESGIATVREHLLRLIARASNDQKVVWRSVGDVVSSMES
- a CDS encoding class I SAM-dependent methyltransferase, translated to MTYETAYDARVKEVLNSNETYYRMMVEWHASHDGLAVEADVKRIIESACRPGHLVLEAGSGPGCITNWFARRHPETRFFGADISHIAVDLARAAAPQNAEYHVADLKRIPFEDHSFDFIFSQSVLEHIVGWEYALRELYRVLRPGGQLLIRVENGGIKQARSRTYALMNYVFLRNRVTIEEPSFRLDPGDWTQHEMNFDVQEIPSDVLLSTLRRNGYAISWFTTGTKSWRGCGNWKAEVVSYLQFWPFNHLGSTTIVLAEKLP